CGGAGTATCTTGTCAACGTTTTGTTTCAGACCATATGCTGCGTAGACAACAAGTGGAATAAAGATCATCTTTGATAGTTGTTCTGGGAACAACACGGCAAGAACAACTGCCAAAACAACGACAAACGGTGCGACTGCAACTGCCTTTTTAGGCAAGCCCACTTTTTTGAAATTTGGATATTTCACGGAGCTGACCATCAAGTAGGACAGAAGCAACATCGCAATGATGAAGTATGGTGCTGTAAAGTCTTTATGAAACAACGACAATGTTGCGAGTACTCCACCAGCTGCCGGTATAGGCAGGCCGATAAAATAACCCGGAATTCCTTTTTGTACATTAAACCGTGCCAACCGTAATGCACCACATATAGGAAATATTGCAGTTACAACCCAAGCTAATTCCATCGGAATATTGTGAAATGAAATAGTGTACATAATAAGTGCTGGTGCAACACCAAATGATATGATATCGGATAGTGAATCGAGCTCTTTACCAAACTCGCTTTGGCAGTTTAATGCCCGTGCAACACGTCCGTCCAATCCGTCAAGCAGCATAGCGATAATTACCATGATGGCTGCTAGGCTAAACCTACCCTCTAATGCCAACATAATGGCTAACATTCCGAGAAACAGATTACCGAGCGTAAACATGTTCGGAATTGATTTTGTAATCATCTCTTCACCTCTAATAGATATTTCATGACAATCGTCCCTTGATTGTAGGAGATTTAAATTTGTCTGTCAATGAATACCTGCTCTTGTAGGAGATTTAAATTTGTCTGTCAATGAACACCTGCTCTTGTAGGCGATTTAATCCCTCTTTTATCACTCGTGCTCGCACTTCTCCAATACCGTCAACTTCATCCAATTGTTCGATCGAAGCGATCAGTACGTACGGAAGCT
Above is a window of Paenibacillus segetis DNA encoding:
- the pssA gene encoding CDP-diacylglycerol--serine O-phosphatidyltransferase codes for the protein MITKSIPNMFTLGNLFLGMLAIMLALEGRFSLAAIMVIIAMLLDGLDGRVARALNCQSEFGKELDSLSDIISFGVAPALIMYTISFHNIPMELAWVVTAIFPICGALRLARFNVQKGIPGYFIGLPIPAAGGVLATLSLFHKDFTAPYFIIAMLLLSYLMVSSVKYPNFKKVGLPKKAVAVAPFVVVLAVVLAVLFPEQLSKMIFIPLVVYAAYGLKQNVDKILRRKSRHEDDSEEVYRSKH